Proteins found in one Arachis stenosperma cultivar V10309 chromosome 8, arast.V10309.gnm1.PFL2, whole genome shotgun sequence genomic segment:
- the LOC130943743 gene encoding uncharacterized protein LOC130943743 translates to MMALEKSEHMQINCEASLKCLQGKGPPCNFQCNGSSMEGLKQLKNEPGTHPAGDVAEPNRSVGSEFLDPSIEFRGKPTYHHDYSTWTACHYNSHKVQQCQTNSFEGHFCPYPFESQLQYVPYNMVAQGYPREQYQEFQYFVVIDFEATCDKDKNPHPQEIIEFPSVIVSSVTGQLEACFQTYVRPTCNQLLSDFCKDLTGIQQIQVDRGVTLSEALLRHDKWLEKKGIKNSNFAVVTWSNWDCRVMLESECRFKKIRKPPYFNRWINLRIPFREVFGAVRCNLKEAVEIAGLAWQGRAHCGLDDAKNTARLLALLMHRGFKFSITNSIMWQTADRSLVWKQAPEQPTIFPFCPYKGREMNTPMLQYHPYCYCGVKSSRGMIRKPGPKQGSLFFGCGNWTTTRGARCHYFEWASA, encoded by the exons ATGATGGCCCTTGAAAAATCAG AACATATGCAAATAAACTGTGAGGCATCCCTCAAATGCCTCCAGGGCAAGGGTCCCCCTTGCAATTTTCAGTGTAATGGAAGTTCTATGGAAGGCTTGAAACAGCTTAAAAATGAGCCTGGTACTCATCCAGCTGGGGATGTTGCTGAACCTAATCGCTCTGTAGGCAGTGAGTTTCTTGATCCTTCCATTGAATTTCGTGGTAAACCTACTTATCACCATGACTATAGCACCTGGACAGCCTGCCATTATAATTCTCACAAGGTTCAGCAATGCCAAACGAATTCTTTTGAGGGCCATTTCTGTCCTTATCCTTTTGAGAGCCAGCTTCAGTATGTTCCATATAATATGGTTGCTCAGGGTTACCCACGGGAGCAATATCAAGAATTTCAGTATTTTGTTGTCATAGACTTTGAGGCTACCTGCGACAAGGATAAAAATCCCCACCCTCAAGAAATAATTGAATTTCCATCTGTCATAGTGAGTAGTGTCACTGGCCAGCTGGAAGCATGTTTCCAGACATATGTGAGGCCTACCTGCAATCAGCTGCTGAGTGATTTCTGCAAGGATCTGACTGGTATCCAGCAAATTCAG GTGGACAGAGGTGTTACATTGAGTGAGGCTTTACTTAGGCATGACAAGTGGCTTGAGAAAAAGGGAATAAAGAACTCCAATTTTGCTGTGGTTACTTGGTCCAACTGGGATTGTCGGGTGATGCTCGAATCCGAGTGCCGATTCAAGAAAATAAGGAAGCCACCTTATTTCAACCG CTGGATTAACTTGAGGATTCCTTTTCGTGAGGTCTTTGGTGCTGTGCGCTGCAATCTAAAGGAGGCTGTTGAAATAGCTGGCTTGGCCTGGCAGGGCCGTGCTCACTGTGGCCTTGATGATGCCAAAAATACTGCTCGTCTGCTGGCGCTACTCATGCACAGGGGTTTTAAGTTTTCCATTACCAATTCAATAATGTGGCAGACTGCAGACCGATCATTGGTATGGAAGCAGGCTCCTGAACAACCAACCATTTTCCCTTTTTGCCCCTACAAAGGAAGGGAAATGAATACCCCCATGCTTCAGTATCACCCATACTGTTACTGCGGGGTAAAAAGCAGTAGGGGCATGATCAGGAAACCAGGGCCCAAGCAAGGGAGCCTTTTCTTTGGATGTGGAAATTGGACCACAACTAGAGGTGCTCGCTGCCATTACTTTGAATGGGCTTCTGCCTAA